The Candidatus Zixiibacteriota bacterium genomic interval GACTTCGGCGCCGCCTTTGTCGAGCGCGCCGCGCCGCATCGCCGGTCCCAATCCCACCGTCGCCACATCCCTGATGCGCACGGGCACACCGTTCCTCTGTTTGATTACCGAGTTTTCCAGATCGGTGACTGACTTGAGGAAGCCCACTCCGCGAATCGTGTACTCGACGTTGTTGATCTCGATCGTCCCGGCGCCGACGTCGACATTTGATTTTGCCACCGCGTTGAACACGTCTTCGAGCATCACGTCGTACGCCCGCATCGCTTCGGGATTGACGTCGACCTGGTACTCCTTCACAAAGCCGCCGATCGAGGCCACCTCCGCCACTCCGTCTGCCGCTTGCAGCGCCAGTCGCACCGTCCAGTCTTGCACCGAGCGCAGTTCCTGCAAGTCCCAACCGCCGGTAACCCGCCCGGTTCTGTCGCGCCCCTCGATCGTGTACCAGAACACCTGCCCCAAAGCGGTTGCATCGGGACCCAATGCCGGCTTGACACCTTCCGGAAGCAGATCGCTTGGCAGCGAATTCAGCTTCTCCAGAATCCGCGTCCGCGACCAGTAGAACTCAACTTCGTCCTTGAAGATGATGTAGATTGTCGAAAAACCGAGATACGAGTAGCTCCGCACCGTTCGCACGCCGGGAATTCCCAGCAGCGCCGTCGTCAGCGGGTAGGTTACCTGGTTCTCAATGTCTTGCGCCGAGCGCCCGGGCCATTCGGTGAAGACAATCTGTTGGTTTTCGCCGATATCGGGAATGGCATCGACCCCGACCGGTTCGCGCGGCAACAGCGGAATCTCCCAGTCGAACGGCGCCACCATCACGCCCCACGTCAGGATCGCCAGCGTCGCCAGCAGCACCACCAGCTTGTTGTCGAGGCAGAACGCAATGATCTTGTCGATCAGCGTCATCTGCGATCGGTCGCGCCATTCCCTGTCGTTCATCGTCATCAATCGCCGGAGCCCGGCTCCAGGGTGTCCTTGATCTCACCACAGCGCAGCATCTGATCGCCGTAGAACGAATTCCAAACCGTATCAACCGTCTGCAGCCAGTACGCGCCCTTGCCGTCGCGTGCCATCGGACAAAACGTCAGATAGTAGTTGCGCGCCTCGGCGTGTCCAAACTGCTTGTGCAGCTCGATCATCGCATCTGACAGGAAGAAAAACGCATCGCGCGCCGTCTCGAATGACTCTGCCGCTGCCAGCCGTGCCGCTTCCTTTGCCACAGTCGTCGTCAGCTTCATCCAGGCCGCGTGTGCATCATCCCTGAAAAGTCCCATCTCCACGGCTTGGTTGGCTTGATCGAGTTTCTTCGCGGCCGCCTTGGACTCTTCGAGGTTGTCGTTCGCCAACGCCATCTGCACTTCGAAGTATGTAGCATACACCGGCGTCAGTGCTGCTTGCACTTCGTGCGAAATCGAAACCGTCTTTGTCGGCGTCGACCTCGCGGCAGCGCCGTGATCGTGTGCCGCCGGCGACGCTTGCCCTTCCGGCGCCATCATGCTCGGCTGTGCCTGAATCTGCAATTCGCTGTCGAGCTTGAATGCGCCGTTCGTGACCACCATCTCACCTTCGGACAGTCCTGACCTCACGACATAGTAGCTGCCGCTCTTGGCGCCCAACTCGACCTCGCGCCCTTCATAAATGACGCCCTCCGTGCTCGGCATCTCGACATAGACCACCGCGCGCCTGCCGGTCAGCAGCGGCGCTGTGGCGGGAATCAGAAGTTGATCTGCCGCCGTCGTACTTGCTTCCAGCTCGGCGGTGACATACATCTCCGGCTTCAGCAGCGCGCGCGTGTTGTCGATCGCCGCTCGCACCAGGGCCGTCCGCGTCATCGGATCAACCACCGGACTGACGAAGCTGATCGTCGCGTCGAACTTTTCCCCCGGATAGCCGGCGGTTGTGAACACGAGCTTGTCACCGACTCGCAAATGTGCCAGGTCGCTTTCATACGCCTCAATCTGCACCCACAGTCGCGACAGATCGGCGACGTTGTACAACGGCATTCCGGTCTCAACGTACTGTCCCTCTTGCACCATTTTCTCGACCACGATTCCCGCCTGCGGGGAAGTGATTGTCAGGTGGTCGCTCGCTTTGCCGCTCCTTTCGACGGCCTCAATCTGCTCATCGCCGAATCCCCACAGCCGCAGCTTCTCACGCGCTGATTTCAGATTCGCCGCGGCCGTCTCTCGCAAAACTTTGCTCTCTGAATGCTCCAACTTCTCGGCCGTTGCTCGCGCCTGTAACAGCTCTTGTTGCGCCGAGAGCAAATCCGGTGAATAAATCGAAGCCACCGCTTCGCCGCGCCGCACGCTCTGACCGGTGAAGTCGACCTTCAACTCATCGATCCGCCCTGCCACCCGCGCCGTGATCTTGGCCAGCCGCGTTTCATCGTAGGCCAACTTGCCCAACAG includes:
- a CDS encoding efflux RND transporter periplasmic adaptor subunit — protein: MNWKLTGIIAAVAVTAFVLGAMIFGGSAPATHSDDSGQNRAPAAEVWTCSMHPQIRLPKPGKCPICFMDLIPLRTGPQSDLQPRQLKLSETAKQLAQIQTAPVVRGSATSNLRLLGKLAYDETRLAKITARVAGRIDELKVDFTGQSVRRGEAVASIYSPDLLSAQQELLQARATAEKLEHSESKVLRETAAANLKSAREKLRLWGFGDEQIEAVERSGKASDHLTITSPQAGIVVEKMVQEGQYVETGMPLYNVADLSRLWVQIEAYESDLAHLRVGDKLVFTTAGYPGEKFDATISFVSPVVDPMTRTALVRAAIDNTRALLKPEMYVTAELEASTTAADQLLIPATAPLLTGRRAVVYVEMPSTEGVIYEGREVELGAKSGSYYVVRSGLSEGEMVVTNGAFKLDSELQIQAQPSMMAPEGQASPAAHDHGAAARSTPTKTVSISHEVQAALTPVYATYFEVQMALANDNLEESKAAAKKLDQANQAVEMGLFRDDAHAAWMKLTTTVAKEAARLAAAESFETARDAFFFLSDAMIELHKQFGHAEARNYYLTFCPMARDGKGAYWLQTVDTVWNSFYGDQMLRCGEIKDTLEPGSGD